CGGGCTGATCAGCTCGTAGCGTCCATTAAGCACTCGTTGTTGCATGATTTTCGCTTAGCTCTCTCCCCTATCACAAAGCTATTCGGCTCAAGGTAGCAGCAGCGCTGCCCTATGCTGCTGTGCATGGTACTGTGTTTGCCGCACAAACACAAGCGGCGCGGAGCAGAGGCAGCCGCGCGGATGGCTGGCGGAACAGAGCAGGTGTTGCAGCGACGTTGTTTCATCGGGCGCGCTCGTGGCAGACGATGCGCTCTGGCCGGAGGGGTTGCCAGAGGGCACAAGGGCGGAAGCTCCGGCGGTGCTAGCGATCCCAGATCCAGATCGCCTCGTGGAGCGGCTCTTCGGGCAGCGCATGCAGATATGCCCGCAGACGCGGCAGGTGGACGATATCGTCGCGGTTGTAGCGCAGCAGCAGCTCCAGCGCGGCGGTATCGCCGTAGACATCGTAGCGCTGCCAGAGACGGGGGGCGTCCCAGCCGCTCATGCCTGCGGTGCTGCGGGCGATGCCAAGCTGGATCTCGACCTTTTTCAGGCCGCCTTTAAGGCCATGCTTCCAACAGTCGCGCATCAGATCGTGGTGCTGAAAATCCTGTTTGAGATCGACGTGGAGCCGTCGCCGGATCACCGGCAGATCGAAGCTGCCGCCGTTGTAGGTATAGATCGTCTGCACGCCTTCCAGGGCACGGTACACGTTCAGATCGTGGACGCCGCCGCCAACCAGCTGGAAGGTGCCGCTGTCGGGGCGGTAGATGCCGATCACGGTGATCGAGCCGTCGAAGGCGGTTTCAATATCCAGATAGGCTGAAAGATTCTCGCTCATGGCATTCCTAGCTGACGCGGCCCACACCAGGATGCTGTATCGCCTCAACATCTGCTCGTGTGCCAGATTGTAATGCGCGGGTCGCCGGTTCGTCAATAATTGCCAGCGCCGCCAGAAAACACCGCAGGGCGTCATAGAAGCGACGCCCTGCTCCGCCTATGGTGACTTTGGATGACGGCGGCTACGCTGTCTCGCCGCGCGCCGCCGCCTCCATCAACTGCTGGATACGCGGCACCATCTGCGCCGGGTTAGGATGCAGGCCGTCGAGGAGCAGCGCGCTATCGTAGAGCTGCTCGACGATCACCTTGCCCAGCAGGTCATCGGGCCGCGACTCGTGGAGCTGGACCAGATTGCGGATCAGCGAGTGGGCGCGGTTCAGCTCCAGCGCCGAGGGCTGCACCTGATAATCGCGGTTGATCATG
The window above is part of the Herpetosiphonaceae bacterium genome. Proteins encoded here:
- a CDS encoding ribonuclease H-like domain-containing protein; translation: MSENLSAYLDIETAFDGSITVIGIYRPDSGTFQLVGGGVHDLNVYRALEGVQTIYTYNGGSFDLPVIRRRLHVDLKQDFQHHDLMRDCWKHGLKGGLKKVEIQLGIARSTAGMSGWDAPRLWQRYDVYGDTAALELLLRYNRDDIVHLPRLRAYLHALPEEPLHEAIWIWDR